The following proteins are encoded in a genomic region of Peromyscus maniculatus bairdii isolate BWxNUB_F1_BW_parent chromosome 12, HU_Pman_BW_mat_3.1, whole genome shotgun sequence:
- the Comt gene encoding catechol O-methyltransferase isoform X3, translating into MTRETTDTQRNSSLSRSWDTAGRRQPVHNLLMGDTKEQRILNYVQQHAKPGDPQSVMDAFDTYCSEERAMHVGAVKGEILDAVIQEYKPLLVLELGAYCGYSATRIARLLPPGGRLLTMEMNPDYAAITRQMLSLAGLQDQVTILIGASQDLIPQLKTKYDVDTLDMVFLDHWKDRYLPDTHLLEECGLLRKGTVLLADNVIVPGAPDFLEYVRGSTKFECTHYSSYLEYRETVDGLEKALYKGPSSP; encoded by the exons CAGCCAGTCCACAACCTGCTCATGGGTGACACAAAGGAGCAGCGCATCCTTAACTATGTGCAGCAGCATGCCAAGCCTGGAGACCCCCAGAGCGTCATGGATGCCTTTGACACCTACTGCTCAGAGGAGAGGGCCATGCATGTGGGTGCAGTGAAAG GCGAAATATTGGATGCAGTGATTCAGGAGTACAAGCCCTtgctggtgctggagctgggagcTTACTGTGGCTACTCGGCCACACGGATAGCCCGCCTGCTGCCACCTGGAGGCCGGCTCCTCACCATGGAGATGAACCCCGACTATGCTGCCATCACCAGGCAGATGCTGAGCCTGGCAGGCTTGCAGGACCAA GTCACCATCCTCATTGGGGCATCCCAGGACCTCATCCCGCAGCTGAAGACCAAGTATGATGTGGACACCTTAGACATGGTCTTTCTTGACCACTGGAAAGACCGCTACCTGCCAGATACACATCTCCTGGAG GAATGTGGCCTGTTGCGCAAGGGGACAGTTCTTCTAGCTGACAATGTCATCGTCCCGGGAGCCCCTGACTTCCTGGAATATGTGCGGGGGAGCACCAAGTTCGAGTGCACACACTACAGCTCATACCTGGAGTACCGGGAGACAGTAGACGGCCTGGAGAAGGCCCTCTACAAGGGTCCAAGCAGCCCATGA
- the Comt gene encoding catechol O-methyltransferase isoform X5, with the protein MLRWCGLEPGFYELQPVHNLLMGDTKEQRILNYVQQHAKPGDPQSVMDAFDTYCSEERAMHVGAVKGEILDAVIQEYKPLLVLELGAYCGYSATRIARLLPPGGRLLTMEMNPDYAAITRQMLSLAGLQDQVTILIGASQDLIPQLKTKYDVDTLDMVFLDHWKDRYLPDTHLLEECGLLRKGTVLLADNVIVPGAPDFLEYVRGSTKFECTHYSSYLEYRETVDGLEKALYKGPSSP; encoded by the exons CCAGTCCACAACCTGCTCATGGGTGACACAAAGGAGCAGCGCATCCTTAACTATGTGCAGCAGCATGCCAAGCCTGGAGACCCCCAGAGCGTCATGGATGCCTTTGACACCTACTGCTCAGAGGAGAGGGCCATGCATGTGGGTGCAGTGAAAG GCGAAATATTGGATGCAGTGATTCAGGAGTACAAGCCCTtgctggtgctggagctgggagcTTACTGTGGCTACTCGGCCACACGGATAGCCCGCCTGCTGCCACCTGGAGGCCGGCTCCTCACCATGGAGATGAACCCCGACTATGCTGCCATCACCAGGCAGATGCTGAGCCTGGCAGGCTTGCAGGACCAA GTCACCATCCTCATTGGGGCATCCCAGGACCTCATCCCGCAGCTGAAGACCAAGTATGATGTGGACACCTTAGACATGGTCTTTCTTGACCACTGGAAAGACCGCTACCTGCCAGATACACATCTCCTGGAG GAATGTGGCCTGTTGCGCAAGGGGACAGTTCTTCTAGCTGACAATGTCATCGTCCCGGGAGCCCCTGACTTCCTGGAATATGTGCGGGGGAGCACCAAGTTCGAGTGCACACACTACAGCTCATACCTGGAGTACCGGGAGACAGTAGACGGCCTGGAGAAGGCCCTCTACAAGGGTCCAAGCAGCCCATGA
- the Comt gene encoding catechol O-methyltransferase isoform X4 — translation MLRWCGLEPGFYELQQPVHNLLMGDTKEQRILNYVQQHAKPGDPQSVMDAFDTYCSEERAMHVGAVKGEILDAVIQEYKPLLVLELGAYCGYSATRIARLLPPGGRLLTMEMNPDYAAITRQMLSLAGLQDQVTILIGASQDLIPQLKTKYDVDTLDMVFLDHWKDRYLPDTHLLEECGLLRKGTVLLADNVIVPGAPDFLEYVRGSTKFECTHYSSYLEYRETVDGLEKALYKGPSSP, via the exons CAGCCAGTCCACAACCTGCTCATGGGTGACACAAAGGAGCAGCGCATCCTTAACTATGTGCAGCAGCATGCCAAGCCTGGAGACCCCCAGAGCGTCATGGATGCCTTTGACACCTACTGCTCAGAGGAGAGGGCCATGCATGTGGGTGCAGTGAAAG GCGAAATATTGGATGCAGTGATTCAGGAGTACAAGCCCTtgctggtgctggagctgggagcTTACTGTGGCTACTCGGCCACACGGATAGCCCGCCTGCTGCCACCTGGAGGCCGGCTCCTCACCATGGAGATGAACCCCGACTATGCTGCCATCACCAGGCAGATGCTGAGCCTGGCAGGCTTGCAGGACCAA GTCACCATCCTCATTGGGGCATCCCAGGACCTCATCCCGCAGCTGAAGACCAAGTATGATGTGGACACCTTAGACATGGTCTTTCTTGACCACTGGAAAGACCGCTACCTGCCAGATACACATCTCCTGGAG GAATGTGGCCTGTTGCGCAAGGGGACAGTTCTTCTAGCTGACAATGTCATCGTCCCGGGAGCCCCTGACTTCCTGGAATATGTGCGGGGGAGCACCAAGTTCGAGTGCACACACTACAGCTCATACCTGGAGTACCGGGAGACAGTAGACGGCCTGGAGAAGGCCCTCTACAAGGGTCCAAGCAGCCCATGA
- the Comt gene encoding catechol O-methyltransferase isoform X1, with the protein MPVQCEMSAPSLRTQPGLGSVPHWPPHGSRKPHLSALASSWLVSKVRVSPGSDPQPVHNLLMGDTKEQRILNYVQQHAKPGDPQSVMDAFDTYCSEERAMHVGAVKGEILDAVIQEYKPLLVLELGAYCGYSATRIARLLPPGGRLLTMEMNPDYAAITRQMLSLAGLQDQVTILIGASQDLIPQLKTKYDVDTLDMVFLDHWKDRYLPDTHLLEECGLLRKGTVLLADNVIVPGAPDFLEYVRGSTKFECTHYSSYLEYRETVDGLEKALYKGPSSP; encoded by the exons ATGCCAGTTCAGTGTGAGATGTCAGCTCCTTCCCTGAGAACGCAGCCAGGGTTGGGATCTGTGCCTCACTGGCCTCCACACGGCTCCAGGAAACCACATTTGTCGGCTCTGGCCAGCAGCTGGCTGGTGAGCAAGGTGCGAGTCTCCCCTGGCTCTGACCCA CAGCCAGTCCACAACCTGCTCATGGGTGACACAAAGGAGCAGCGCATCCTTAACTATGTGCAGCAGCATGCCAAGCCTGGAGACCCCCAGAGCGTCATGGATGCCTTTGACACCTACTGCTCAGAGGAGAGGGCCATGCATGTGGGTGCAGTGAAAG GCGAAATATTGGATGCAGTGATTCAGGAGTACAAGCCCTtgctggtgctggagctgggagcTTACTGTGGCTACTCGGCCACACGGATAGCCCGCCTGCTGCCACCTGGAGGCCGGCTCCTCACCATGGAGATGAACCCCGACTATGCTGCCATCACCAGGCAGATGCTGAGCCTGGCAGGCTTGCAGGACCAA GTCACCATCCTCATTGGGGCATCCCAGGACCTCATCCCGCAGCTGAAGACCAAGTATGATGTGGACACCTTAGACATGGTCTTTCTTGACCACTGGAAAGACCGCTACCTGCCAGATACACATCTCCTGGAG GAATGTGGCCTGTTGCGCAAGGGGACAGTTCTTCTAGCTGACAATGTCATCGTCCCGGGAGCCCCTGACTTCCTGGAATATGTGCGGGGGAGCACCAAGTTCGAGTGCACACACTACAGCTCATACCTGGAGTACCGGGAGACAGTAGACGGCCTGGAGAAGGCCCTCTACAAGGGTCCAAGCAGCCCATGA
- the Comt gene encoding catechol O-methyltransferase isoform X2 has translation MPVQCEMSAPSLRTQPGLGSVPHWPPHGSRKPHLSALASSWLVSKQPVHNLLMGDTKEQRILNYVQQHAKPGDPQSVMDAFDTYCSEERAMHVGAVKGEILDAVIQEYKPLLVLELGAYCGYSATRIARLLPPGGRLLTMEMNPDYAAITRQMLSLAGLQDQVTILIGASQDLIPQLKTKYDVDTLDMVFLDHWKDRYLPDTHLLEECGLLRKGTVLLADNVIVPGAPDFLEYVRGSTKFECTHYSSYLEYRETVDGLEKALYKGPSSP, from the exons ATGCCAGTTCAGTGTGAGATGTCAGCTCCTTCCCTGAGAACGCAGCCAGGGTTGGGATCTGTGCCTCACTGGCCTCCACACGGCTCCAGGAAACCACATTTGTCGGCTCTGGCCAGCAGCTGGCTGGTGAGCAAG CAGCCAGTCCACAACCTGCTCATGGGTGACACAAAGGAGCAGCGCATCCTTAACTATGTGCAGCAGCATGCCAAGCCTGGAGACCCCCAGAGCGTCATGGATGCCTTTGACACCTACTGCTCAGAGGAGAGGGCCATGCATGTGGGTGCAGTGAAAG GCGAAATATTGGATGCAGTGATTCAGGAGTACAAGCCCTtgctggtgctggagctgggagcTTACTGTGGCTACTCGGCCACACGGATAGCCCGCCTGCTGCCACCTGGAGGCCGGCTCCTCACCATGGAGATGAACCCCGACTATGCTGCCATCACCAGGCAGATGCTGAGCCTGGCAGGCTTGCAGGACCAA GTCACCATCCTCATTGGGGCATCCCAGGACCTCATCCCGCAGCTGAAGACCAAGTATGATGTGGACACCTTAGACATGGTCTTTCTTGACCACTGGAAAGACCGCTACCTGCCAGATACACATCTCCTGGAG GAATGTGGCCTGTTGCGCAAGGGGACAGTTCTTCTAGCTGACAATGTCATCGTCCCGGGAGCCCCTGACTTCCTGGAATATGTGCGGGGGAGCACCAAGTTCGAGTGCACACACTACAGCTCATACCTGGAGTACCGGGAGACAGTAGACGGCCTGGAGAAGGCCCTCTACAAGGGTCCAAGCAGCCCATGA
- the Comt gene encoding catechol O-methyltransferase isoform X7: protein MGDTKEQRILNYVQQHAKPGDPQSVMDAFDTYCSEERAMHVGAVKGEILDAVIQEYKPLLVLELGAYCGYSATRIARLLPPGGRLLTMEMNPDYAAITRQMLSLAGLQDQVTILIGASQDLIPQLKTKYDVDTLDMVFLDHWKDRYLPDTHLLEECGLLRKGTVLLADNVIVPGAPDFLEYVRGSTKFECTHYSSYLEYRETVDGLEKALYKGPSSP from the exons ATGGGTGACACAAAGGAGCAGCGCATCCTTAACTATGTGCAGCAGCATGCCAAGCCTGGAGACCCCCAGAGCGTCATGGATGCCTTTGACACCTACTGCTCAGAGGAGAGGGCCATGCATGTGGGTGCAGTGAAAG GCGAAATATTGGATGCAGTGATTCAGGAGTACAAGCCCTtgctggtgctggagctgggagcTTACTGTGGCTACTCGGCCACACGGATAGCCCGCCTGCTGCCACCTGGAGGCCGGCTCCTCACCATGGAGATGAACCCCGACTATGCTGCCATCACCAGGCAGATGCTGAGCCTGGCAGGCTTGCAGGACCAA GTCACCATCCTCATTGGGGCATCCCAGGACCTCATCCCGCAGCTGAAGACCAAGTATGATGTGGACACCTTAGACATGGTCTTTCTTGACCACTGGAAAGACCGCTACCTGCCAGATACACATCTCCTGGAG GAATGTGGCCTGTTGCGCAAGGGGACAGTTCTTCTAGCTGACAATGTCATCGTCCCGGGAGCCCCTGACTTCCTGGAATATGTGCGGGGGAGCACCAAGTTCGAGTGCACACACTACAGCTCATACCTGGAGTACCGGGAGACAGTAGACGGCCTGGAGAAGGCCCTCTACAAGGGTCCAAGCAGCCCATGA
- the Comt gene encoding catechol O-methyltransferase isoform X6: MKPDAEQPVHNLLMGDTKEQRILNYVQQHAKPGDPQSVMDAFDTYCSEERAMHVGAVKGEILDAVIQEYKPLLVLELGAYCGYSATRIARLLPPGGRLLTMEMNPDYAAITRQMLSLAGLQDQVTILIGASQDLIPQLKTKYDVDTLDMVFLDHWKDRYLPDTHLLEECGLLRKGTVLLADNVIVPGAPDFLEYVRGSTKFECTHYSSYLEYRETVDGLEKALYKGPSSP, translated from the exons CAGCCAGTCCACAACCTGCTCATGGGTGACACAAAGGAGCAGCGCATCCTTAACTATGTGCAGCAGCATGCCAAGCCTGGAGACCCCCAGAGCGTCATGGATGCCTTTGACACCTACTGCTCAGAGGAGAGGGCCATGCATGTGGGTGCAGTGAAAG GCGAAATATTGGATGCAGTGATTCAGGAGTACAAGCCCTtgctggtgctggagctgggagcTTACTGTGGCTACTCGGCCACACGGATAGCCCGCCTGCTGCCACCTGGAGGCCGGCTCCTCACCATGGAGATGAACCCCGACTATGCTGCCATCACCAGGCAGATGCTGAGCCTGGCAGGCTTGCAGGACCAA GTCACCATCCTCATTGGGGCATCCCAGGACCTCATCCCGCAGCTGAAGACCAAGTATGATGTGGACACCTTAGACATGGTCTTTCTTGACCACTGGAAAGACCGCTACCTGCCAGATACACATCTCCTGGAG GAATGTGGCCTGTTGCGCAAGGGGACAGTTCTTCTAGCTGACAATGTCATCGTCCCGGGAGCCCCTGACTTCCTGGAATATGTGCGGGGGAGCACCAAGTTCGAGTGCACACACTACAGCTCATACCTGGAGTACCGGGAGACAGTAGACGGCCTGGAGAAGGCCCTCTACAAGGGTCCAAGCAGCCCATGA